TGAAAAACGAGGCGGTGAACTGTTCTCTGTCTCTTTTCCACAGACTCGACACGTCTCACCTAAGCTGTATACGGGCTTTTCGTGTTCGTCCGAGAGACATCTCCTTATGACGGATTTCATGTAGCTGTAGCTAAGCTTCCGCAGTCCGTGACTTAGAGTGGTACTCTCCCGTACCTCCGAGGTCTCTTATCCTGTCGACAGCCTTCTGAGCGGCTTCCTCGACCGCCCTCTCGGCGGTCTTGTAGTCGTGTGCCTTCGCGGTTATACGGTACTCAGGTGCCGAGACGTACTCGACGTCTATCTCGACCTCCTCCTCGCCGTCGTATCCTATCTCTTCGAGGGCTTTCTTTATGTCGTCTACTCCTCCGAGAGACAGCGTCTCAAGGTCGACGAAGCCGTCTATCTCGACGTAGGGGACGCTGACGTTCTCGCGCGCGACCCTCGTGATGCTCTCAGCGATCTCGGGCTCTACTTCGGCTTCCTCGATTACCTCGACACCGCCCTTCGCCGCCTCCTCGAGAGCCTCGTACATAGTGCCGTAGGTATTTATGAGGGCTTCGGCGACACGTGTGAAAGCCTCGTCTGTGTCTTCGACGTCGACCTCTTCGTCTTCGAGAGCCATCGAGACCCATTTGTCGGCTTTCTGTTCGTTCTTCCACTCCTGTATCTTCGTCCTCTTCTGCTTGTCGTTGACGTCCTTGATCGAGAGGTCTATCTGGTGGCTCTCCCTGTCGACGTCCAGAACCTTACAGACGACTGTCTGATCCTCGCGGACGTAGTCACGTATGTACTTGACCCAGCCGCTCGAGACCTCCGAGACGTGGACGAGACCCTCCTTATCCTCGTACTCGATGAGGTCGACGAAGGCACCGAAGTCCTCGACCTCTGTAACCTTACCCACGACGAGCTCTCCGGGATCAGGCCAGCCGCTGTACTTCATCCGTCTACCGCGCCTCCGCTACCTCTACTACGTCTCCCTGTATCTCTGCCTCTCCTCCCGTCGGAACCACGAGAGTCGAGCCACAGACCGCACACGGTACCTCCGAAGCCGCCTTCTCGAAGACTACCTGTTCGTTCTCACAGTCGTCACATCTGACCTTGAGGAATCTTCCCGCCATCTTAGTCCTCCAGTTCGAGCTTTCCGGCTCTCCATCCCTCTCTGAGATGTGCCTTGCCACACTCACTGCATCTGTAACGCAGGTCTGTCTTCTTAGTCGGCTTGTTTCCTCCCGGAACCTTCGAGAACTTACCGTCGTTACCTATTCCCGAGTTGCGTTCCCTCTGTCGGTCTATCCATTTCATACCCGTCTCTCGTCCTCTCTGTACCTTCTCGACTTCCATCTCCTGGTGGGAGTCACAGTTGGGACAGTAAGTCCTGAAACGTCTCGGCATCTTCATAGTGCATAAAGGTAGACGTCCCGAGGGTTTGATACTTTCGGTTAGAACTACGGGTCAGAGTTCCGACGACGGACAGATGTCTTCGAGGACACAGTCACCGCAGTCGGGCGATCTCGCCGTACACGTCGCCCTTCCGTGGAATATCAGGAGATGTGAGACGAGCCTCCACTGGTCTCTGTCGTATATCTCCATCAGGTCTTCCTCTATCCTCTCGGGCTTCTCCTCTTCTGTGATACCGAGACGCTGCGAGACCCGCTGAACGTGTGTGTCGACTGCTATTCCCTCGTGGCTGTCGAAGGCATTCGAGAGGACGACATTGGCGGTCTTCCTCGCTACTCCCTTGAGTGTCGTGAGTTCGTCCATGCTCCTCGGCACCTCGCCGCCGTACTCCTCGACTATACGCCGCGACGACTCTAAAAGGTAATCCGACTTCGAGTTGTAGTAGCCCGTCGAACGGATAATCTCCTTCAGTCTATCCTCGTCCGCCTCTGCCATCGCCTCGGGCGTCGGATACTCGTCGAAGAGTTCGGTTGTGACCTTGTTCACGCGCTCGTCGGTACACTGTGCCGACAGAACCGTGGCTACGAGAAGCTGAAACGGAGTCTCGTAGTCGAGTGTAGTGTGTGCCTCGGGGTACTCCTCCTCCAGACGTTCGTAGACCTCCTGTGCGCGTTCCTGCCGATCCATATCAGAACACCAGAGACTCTATCTTCTCGACCATCTCGTCTGACATCGGCTCGTACTCGGTCGCCGCGGCGACGTTCTCCTCAACCTGTTCGGGAGTCTTCGCGCCGGGTATAGTCACAGAGACAGCGTCGTGTGCGAGTACATACTTTATAGCCGCCTGTGTGGGGCTGTAATCCTTGTCCTCCTCCTCGACAAGCCTCTTGAGTTCGTTTCCCGCGCGCACTCTCTGTCTCACGAGTTCGTCGGGCATTCCCTTTCTCATGTCGGTCGTCGGAAAGTCGTGGTCTTCGTCGTACTTTCCCGTCAGGAAGCCGTTGGCGAGGGGCTCACGCGCGACTATACTCACGTCGTTGTCCTCGGCGTAGTCGAAGAGGTATCTCTTGGCGCCCTTCTTTATTATGTTGAAGCCGACCTCGACGACGTCTACGTCTCCCGTCTCTGCGGCGATACGTCCCTCTGCTGGCTCGTGTACAGAGACGCCGTACTGTCCAATCACGCCCTCGTCCTTCATCCTTCTGAGGGGTGCGTAGGTGTCGGAGTCGGAGAGTGCCTTACGCGGCGGGTTCTGGAGCATGTAGACGTCTATATAATCCGTCCTGAGACGTTCTATGCTCTTGACCGCGGCGTACTTTATGTACTGGGAGTCGAAGTTCATATCGCCGTCCTGGTAGAAGTCGGCTCCTCCCTTCGTGCAGACACGTATGTCGTCGGAGTTCGTCTCGACTGCCTCGGCGAGTATCTCCTCCGAGTGTCCGTGTCCGTAGACATCGGCTGTGTCGAAGAAATCGACGCCGAGTTCGCGCGCCTTACGTACAGCGGCTACCGACTCGTCGTCGTCGGTAGGACCGTAAGAGTTGCCGTACTCGTCTCCTCCTATTCCCCATCCCCCGAATCCGACCTCAGAGACCTCAATCTCCCCCAGACTGCGTTTCTTCATACCCATACGCCGTGTAGTTCTTGGGTGTTTATGCCGTTTGTCGTTTGTCTTTGGTTCCCACGCCACACCACACTACTCAGACTCTCCCTCTCGCTGTCAGTTCCGTCGGTCGGCGCGGTACATCCCGCGACTGTGACGAGGTGACGAGGATCACATAGACTGCGACAACACCGACTGAGGATCTCACTCTCACTCTCACTCTCACTGGTACATACCGGGTCCACCGCTCGGCTCTTGTGTCTGTCCCTGTGCCTGTCTCTGCTTGAGCTGCTGTGCTATCTGCTGTTTCTGTCTCTGTATCTCCTCAGCCTGTTCGACGAGCTCCGATGTGTCTATGTCGAAGCCTAGGAGGGGTTCAAGAGCCTCTTCTACCACACTCCTCGCGGCTTTTGGGTCAGGCAGATACGGGTTCGCCTCTACTATCAGAACCGCGGCGGGGACGTCTGCGTGGTAACAGTCGTTGACGAGCGATCCCGTGATACCGCCGACGATACCTCTGTCCTCGGGTATCTCGATCCCGGCGTCTTCGAGCTTCTTCTTCATTCCGTCGGTAGTCGCGACACCTCTCACGGTTCCGACTGTCTCCTCCGACTGAGCGGGCGATCCGGCTAAGAAGACAGCCTTCTCGAACTCGTCGGCGAGGTCGTTGAGGACACAGTCGCCAAGCGGATCGAAGGCGTTCGGCGGGAGTGCCATGTCGCTCTGTAACGTCATTATACTCGGCTCCTCTCCGGCGTAGACACGTACAAGATCACCCACCTTCCCGTCACTGAAAGTCGCCACGGGCGGGAACTCTTCCGACTGTATCACACCGTGTTTTTCGAGCTGTAGCTGTTTTGTTATCTGGTCGACGGCTATCGAAGCCACGAGACCGTGTCCCGGAAGACCCTCAATGAGCGTTGGTGACTCCGACTCTAGCTCCGTTATACGTCTGAACTCGGCTGTTCTCTGTGTCTCTGTCCCCGGCATAGACCCCAAGACGGCTGTGAGACATATAGTTCTTTTCTACATTACATACTCACGACTGGTTCGCCTCCCGACACGCGTTTCAGAGCTATTATAGAGACGAGCGATCCGAGAGGAAAGACGGCGAGGAGGAAAAACATCAATCCGTAGTTGTTTCCCGTCTGGGTCAGAACCCATCCCGCGAGAGCCGCGCCGACGGCTCCGACTCCGAAGTTTATTCCGAAGACGAGACCGAAACCCACACCCCTGTTGTCCTCGGGGAGGTACTTAGTGACGACTGTCGAGTGTAGAGGCGGAAGTGTAAAGAGGAGAGCACCGAATGCAACTCCGCCCGCGAGTATCCATCTACCTGACCCGAGACCCAGCACGACGAAAGACGCGCTCGTCGCAACGTAGACCCCCTTCAGAACTGTCTCGACTTCGAACCTCTCTCCCAGGTTACCTCCGACTATCTGACCCACAGACCCTATGAGGAGTATCGTCGAGTAGACCCAACGTCCCGACTCTATCTCCTTCCCCGCTACTTCGAGATCCGGGAGAGACGAGACGGTGTTGAGGAAGTCGGGAAGGAAAGTCAGCGACCCTCTGTAGTACATCCCCGCGAAGATATAGACGCCGACGACCGCGGCGAATCCCACGGTCGCGAAAGAACTCATCTGTCCGAGTAGACTACTCTTGCCATCAGCGTCAGCTTTGACCTCGTCGTCTGATTCGACGGGGTCGTCGGGTCCCCACAGACGGAAGACGAAGCCGAAGACGACGAGTGACGCGCCGAGGACAACGAGGAGCGTCCTCCAGTCGGTGAATGTGAGTCCGACAGTCACTCCCAGAGGACCGAGACCTATGCCTATGTTCGCGCCGAGACCGTGGTACGCGAACCCCTTGCTCGGCTCGTCGGCACGTCTGCTTATGAGGCTGAGAGCGGGTGAGTGGTAGAGACCCGCGCCCGCCCCCGCGAGTGCGACGACGAGACCGAGACTAGCGAAGCTGTCGACGGCTAAAACACCCAGTAAAGCCACTCCGGTTCCGAAGAGGAAGAGGTCTATCGCGGTGTCGGCTCCGAGCCTGTCACTTATGACCCCAGCGGGCAGCGACGTTACTCCGAAGAGAGCCGCCATCGCAGTCACGACGAGTCCGAGCGTGTATCTCGTGACTCCGAACTCAGTGACCCAGATCGGCACCAGAATCGGAATCGAGAGCATCACAGCGTGGTTGAGCGAGTGGGCTGTCGTCGAGTAAGCCAAGAGATGTCTGTCGGACTCCGTGAGATGACCCTTGAGACCTAGCTCCTCCGATATGGCAGAAACCACAGACATGTGTGTCTAACACTAAACCGCGAAACCGTATAAAAGGGTGGATATGGGTCGGGTCGGGTTCGAACCGACGGCCTCCGCCGTGTGAAGGCGGTGTCATGACCAACTAGACTACCGACCCTCCAGTCTAGAGTTGTCTCTTCGGGATTTTAAGCTTACGACGTCGGCGCGTACGTCGAGCTATCTCAGTCGTAGTCCCTCCACTTGTGGTCGCACTCGGTACAGATGTAGAAACGTGTCTCCGACTCGTCCGCGGCGCGCGTCTGCTGGAGGTACCAGTAGGCTGTGTCGTTGCCACATTCGGGACACGTCTCCTCCGTGGTCGGCAGACCCTTGTCCTCTTCGTCCTCAAGGACGGTGACTTCGCCCCGTCCACCCTCCTCAGTTGTCGTGTAGTCGGCGTCGTCTTCCTTCACCTTGACCGCGCCACACTCCTTGCACTTGAAGACGCCGCCATCTAGGTACATCATCGAGCCACACTCTGGACAGAACTCCATAACTACGGAGAAGTAGGTTGCGGTCACACTTAACCTCCACGGCTCGTCTCTCTTGGTGGCTTAACAAACAAACAGATTAAGTATCTAAGCCGTCTGTCTTACTCTATGACTGACCAAGAAGCTGAAGAGTCTGAGGACGAGAACGAGACGCAGGGGATTCAGGAAGGAGACTTCATACTCATAGACTACACCGCGACGACTGAGGAAGGCACTGTCGTTGACACTACGAGACAGGAAGTCGCAGACGAAGAGGGTCTTGACGAGGAAGGTAGGAGCTTCGAGCCCCAGCCCATCATAGTAGGTGAGGGACAGATATTCGAGGAGGTCGAGGACGAGATCATAGGTGAGGACGTCGGATACTCGGGGGAGATAACTATCGACGCCGCCGACGCCTTCGGAGAGTACGACCCCGAGAACGTCGAGACAGTCAACGTCAAGAAGATAGACGAGGAGAACCGTTACCCCGGTGCTCAGGTCGAGGTAGACGGACAGCAGGGATACATAGAGACAGTCGTCGGAGGACGCGCGAGAGTCGACTTCAACCACCCTCTCGCGGGACAGGATATAGAGTACGACTTCGAGGTAGTCGACACTGTCGAAGGTAAAGTCGAGAAGGCGGAGGCTCTCGTCTTACTCAACGCTGGTGCTGAGGTCGACGTCACGCTCGGCACCGAGACGAAGACCGAAACAGAGGTCGTCGAGACCGACGACGGCGACGAGACTGAGGAAGAGGAGGAAGTCGAGGTCGAGACCCTCTACATAGAACAGACCCCCGAGCTCTCGATGAACCAGAACTGGATAATCGGCAAGAACCAGGTCGCACAGGAGATAATTGACCAGCTAGACGTCGAGAGAGTCGTCGTGAGGGAGACTATAGACGCAGGCGAGGGAATGGGCATGGGAATGGGAGGGCTCGGACCTGAGGTCGTTCCCAACGAGGGCGGCGAGGAAGTCTCCGCCGAGGAGATAGCCGAGGACATACAGGCTGCTGACGAACACGAACACGAACACGAACACGATCACGACCACTAAACAGACCAGACACCGCCTTGAAGGTATCCATACTCAACGTCGGCGACGAGATACTCGACGGAGACATACAGAACACCAACTCGACTTGGCTAGCCTCGCGTCTCTCTGAGATCGGTGTAGACGTCGAACGTATCTGTGTTCTGCCCGACAGGGTCGCCGACATCTCGTCCACAGTGAGCGAACACAGCCGTCTCTACGACGCCGTCGTAGTCACAGGGGGTCTCGGACCCACCCACGACGACGTCACCGTCGAGGCGGTCGGACGGGGCTTAGACAGGAACATCGAAGTCAACGACGAGGCTCTCGAATACCTGCGCGAGGGGTACGCGGGGCAGACGAGCCTCGAAGCCACAGCGGAGCTTCCCGAGAACTGCCGCGTCGTCATGAACCACGAGGGCGTCGCGCCGGGATGCATAGTCGAGAACGTCTACGTCTTCCCCGGGGTTCCCGTCGAGATGAAGTCGATGTTCGAGAAAGTCAAGGACGAGTTCGAGGGGGACGAGACATACACGAGGTTCGTCTACACCACGATGTACGAGAGTCAGATAATCGGATACCTCGAAGAGGTGCGTCAAAAATTCGACGTACAGGTCGGAAGCTACCCCGGCGGAGAGGGTGAGGAGGTACGCGTCAAGCTCACCTCCGGCGACGAGGACGAGGTCGAGGACGCAGCCGACTGGCTCTCCGTCGAGTTCGAGGAGTCGTAGCGTAAACATTATAATACTAAAAGATCATTTGTAATTCAGTATGGCGATAGATCCAGACTTTGAGGACAACAGAGAGGTTGTAGACCAGCACAACGGACACGACGTCTGGGGTCCCGTAAATGAGCCCGAGGAACTCGGTATACACGGAACCCGTGTTGCCGTCGACTTCGACATATGTATAGCAGACGGCGCGTGTCTAGAGGACTGCCCCGTCGACGTCTTCGACTGGATAGACACTCCCGACCACCCCGAGTCGGAGGAGAAGGCAGACCCCGCACGTGAGGACGACTGCATAGGATGCTACCTGTGTGAGGACGTCTGCCCCGTCGACGCGATAAAGGTCAAGTACTAAGATAAACTAAAACCCAACTCGGGTTTCGGCTTTCTCCATCTGTTTTTCCGGTGTCAGAAGTAGAAGTCAGAATATACTCGCGCGTGAGTAGACCTCTATCCCCTCCGATGTGAGTTCGTAGGGTCTTATACTGCGTGAGTGGGACGTGTCACGTATCTTGACTATCTCGACTGCCATCCGTGTCCCTGAGCCGCCCTCCTCACGCACGTAACGCAGGACTACGAAGGCATCAGCGAGATACTCTATTATGCCGTACTTCGACTTGTAGGCGTCGTCGTCCGACGCCTCGCTCGTCATCAGAACTGTTATTCCGGCGTCCTTGAGACTCTTTCCGAACCTGAAGACCTGGTTACGTCTCTCCCCCGCTGTGTCGAACATCATCTCTATGAGTGTCACCGAGTCGAAGACGACACGGCTCGCTCCGAAGTCGGTGAGCATACGTGGGAGTTCGTTACGTATGCTGTTGAGGCTCGTGGCGACCTCGACGGGGTTCATATGCACGATTTCGAGAGAGCCCTCGTCCTCGTACCTGCTGAACTCCCAGCCCATACTGTCGGCGGTCGATCTCACCGAGTCCTCGGTCTGTTCGAGCGCGAAGAAGACGCATTTCTCTCCGTTCGAGAGTCCCTCGTGGATGAACTGCATCCCGAAGGTCGTCTTACCCGTACCCGGACTTCCGACGGTCGCTATCATGCTTCCGCGTGGTATTCCGCGGTCGATCATCTCGTCGAGACCGTTGACACCCGTCCTTATACGGTTCTCTCCGACCCTCAGTCCCTCCTCGTCGCCTTTGTCCTTCCCCTTCGTCACGTCGGGGAACCAGTCATCCGGATCACCTAGGTCGCCCGCCTCGTCGTCTACTCGCTCTAACTCCGGCTCTGGCTCTTCCTCAGTGTTGCCTTCGTCGTCGCCGAACTCTCCGAAGCCGAAGTCTTCGTCACCTTCGTCTGACATCCTCTTCTCTCACCCGTACTTTCTTATACTACTTATCTCGAATCCCTCGTCGGTCACGCTCGT
This is a stretch of genomic DNA from Candidatus Afararchaeum irisae. It encodes these proteins:
- a CDS encoding RNA-protein complex protein Nop10; this translates as MKSVIRRCLSDEHEKPVYSLGETCRVCGKETENSSPPRFSPKDKYGNYRRKTKWEDHR
- a CDS encoding translation initiation factor IF-2 subunit alpha: MKYSGWPDPGELVVGKVTEVEDFGAFVDLIEYEDKEGLVHVSEVSSGWVKYIRDYVREDQTVVCKVLDVDRESHQIDLSIKDVNDKQKRTKIQEWKNEQKADKWVSMALEDEEVDVEDTDEAFTRVAEALINTYGTMYEALEEAAKGGVEVIEEAEVEPEIAESITRVARENVSVPYVEIDGFVDLETLSLGGVDDIKKALEEIGYDGEEEVEIDVEYVSAPEYRITAKAHDYKTAERAVEEAAQKAVDRIRDLGGTGEYHSKSRTAEA
- a CDS encoding 30S ribosomal protein S27e, coding for MAGRFLKVRCDDCENEQVVFEKAASEVPCAVCGSTLVVPTGGEAEIQGDVVEVAEAR
- a CDS encoding 50S ribosomal protein L44e produces the protein MKMPRRFRTYCPNCDSHQEMEVEKVQRGRETGMKWIDRQRERNSGIGNDGKFSKVPGGNKPTKKTDLRYRCSECGKAHLREGWRAGKLELED
- the nth gene encoding endonuclease III, with the translated sequence MDRQERAQEVYERLEEEYPEAHTTLDYETPFQLLVATVLSAQCTDERVNKVTTELFDEYPTPEAMAEADEDRLKEIIRSTGYYNSKSDYLLESSRRIVEEYGGEVPRSMDELTTLKGVARKTANVVLSNAFDSHEGIAVDTHVQRVSQRLGITEEEKPERIEEDLMEIYDRDQWRLVSHLLIFHGRATCTARSPDCGDCVLEDICPSSEL
- a CDS encoding aldo/keto reductase; translated protein: MKKRSLGEIEVSEVGFGGWGIGGDEYGNSYGPTDDDESVAAVRKARELGVDFFDTADVYGHGHSEEILAEAVETNSDDIRVCTKGGADFYQDGDMNFDSQYIKYAAVKSIERLRTDYIDVYMLQNPPRKALSDSDTYAPLRRMKDEGVIGQYGVSVHEPAEGRIAAETGDVDVVEVGFNIIKKGAKRYLFDYAEDNDVSIVAREPLANGFLTGKYDEDHDFPTTDMRKGMPDELVRQRVRAGNELKRLVEEEDKDYSPTQAAIKYVLAHDAVSVTIPGAKTPEQVEENVAAATEYEPMSDEMVEKIESLVF
- a CDS encoding PAC2 family protein, with product MPGTETQRTAEFRRITELESESPTLIEGLPGHGLVASIAVDQITKQLQLEKHGVIQSEEFPPVATFSDGKVGDLVRVYAGEEPSIMTLQSDMALPPNAFDPLGDCVLNDLADEFEKAVFLAGSPAQSEETVGTVRGVATTDGMKKKLEDAGIEIPEDRGIVGGITGSLVNDCYHADVPAAVLIVEANPYLPDPKAARSVVEEALEPLLGFDIDTSELVEQAEEIQRQKQQIAQQLKQRQAQGQTQEPSGGPGMYQ
- a CDS encoding MFS transporter yields the protein MSVVSAISEELGLKGHLTESDRHLLAYSTTAHSLNHAVMLSIPILVPIWVTEFGVTRYTLGLVVTAMAALFGVTSLPAGVISDRLGADTAIDLFLFGTGVALLGVLAVDSFASLGLVVALAGAGAGLYHSPALSLISRRADEPSKGFAYHGLGANIGIGLGPLGVTVGLTFTDWRTLLVVLGASLVVFGFVFRLWGPDDPVESDDEVKADADGKSSLLGQMSSFATVGFAAVVGVYIFAGMYYRGSLTFLPDFLNTVSSLPDLEVAGKEIESGRWVYSTILLIGSVGQIVGGNLGERFEVETVLKGVYVATSASFVVLGLGSGRWILAGGVAFGALLFTLPPLHSTVVTKYLPEDNRGVGFGLVFGINFGVGAVGAALAGWVLTQTGNNYGLMFFLLAVFPLGSLVSIIALKRVSGGEPVVSM
- a CDS encoding transcription factor S, whose amino-acid sequence is MEFCPECGSMMYLDGGVFKCKECGAVKVKEDDADYTTTEEGGRGEVTVLEDEEDKGLPTTEETCPECGNDTAYWYLQQTRAADESETRFYICTECDHKWRDYD
- a CDS encoding peptidylprolyl isomerase, with the translated sequence MTDQEAEESEDENETQGIQEGDFILIDYTATTEEGTVVDTTRQEVADEEGLDEEGRSFEPQPIIVGEGQIFEEVEDEIIGEDVGYSGEITIDAADAFGEYDPENVETVNVKKIDEENRYPGAQVEVDGQQGYIETVVGGRARVDFNHPLAGQDIEYDFEVVDTVEGKVEKAEALVLLNAGAEVDVTLGTETKTETEVVETDDGDETEEEEEVEVETLYIEQTPELSMNQNWIIGKNQVAQEIIDQLDVERVVVRETIDAGEGMGMGMGGLGPEVVPNEGGEEVSAEEIAEDIQAADEHEHEHEHDHDH
- a CDS encoding molybdopterin-binding protein: MKVSILNVGDEILDGDIQNTNSTWLASRLSEIGVDVERICVLPDRVADISSTVSEHSRLYDAVVVTGGLGPTHDDVTVEAVGRGLDRNIEVNDEALEYLREGYAGQTSLEATAELPENCRVVMNHEGVAPGCIVENVYVFPGVPVEMKSMFEKVKDEFEGDETYTRFVYTTMYESQIIGYLEEVRQKFDVQVGSYPGGEGEEVRVKLTSGDEDEVEDAADWLSVEFEES
- a CDS encoding ferredoxin family protein — encoded protein: MAIDPDFEDNREVVDQHNGHDVWGPVNEPEELGIHGTRVAVDFDICIADGACLEDCPVDVFDWIDTPDHPESEEKADPAREDDCIGCYLCEDVCPVDAIKVKY
- a CDS encoding KaiC domain-containing protein, which gives rise to MSDEGDEDFGFGEFGDDEGNTEEEPEPELERVDDEAGDLGDPDDWFPDVTKGKDKGDEEGLRVGENRIRTGVNGLDEMIDRGIPRGSMIATVGSPGTGKTTFGMQFIHEGLSNGEKCVFFALEQTEDSVRSTADSMGWEFSRYEDEGSLEIVHMNPVEVATSLNSIRNELPRMLTDFGASRVVFDSVTLIEMMFDTAGERRNQVFRFGKSLKDAGITVLMTSEASDDDAYKSKYGIIEYLADAFVVLRYVREEGGSGTRMAVEIVKIRDTSHSRSIRPYELTSEGIEVYSRASIF